A single genomic interval of Ruminococcus sp. NK3A76 harbors:
- the pepF gene encoding oligoendopeptidase F, protein MSEQRIPKRSEVDKAYTWAIEDIYPSDKAWAADLAKLKAVPAKLMTYKGRLSESGDTLLGFLQLSDEISVLVDSLANYAQRKSDEDTAVAVYQAMTGQLMSTYVEINSAGSFETPELIAISDERMAELYKEQPALELYRLNLDRIRRKKAHVLTEAEEKIMALAGDAMSTPENIFSMFSDADLKFPDAVDKDGSAHQVTHGSYSPLMMQSDRELRKSAFESMYHTYDKFRNTMAATLSAQIKSVQFYAKARKYDSSLQAALDANEVPVEVYTNLIQAVHDNMHYMYDYVALRKKLLGVDELHFYDLYAHMVSDVEMKITFEEAKETVLKALAPMGEDYLKIMREGFENRWIDVYENEGKASGAYSAGARVHPFVMLNHKDTLNCMFTLAHEMGHAIHSYLSNKNQPVAYSDYVIFVAEVASTCNEALLMQYLLKTTEDKKQKAYLINYFLEQFRTTLYRQTMFAEFELKINELVSQGESLTADGLCEIYRELNKLYFGDGIVLDDEIALEWARIPHFYYNYYVYQYATGYSAAIALSTRILREGEGAVKDYIGFLSGGCSKTPIELLKDAGVDMATAQPINDALKLFGELIGQMDELMK, encoded by the coding sequence ATGTCAGAGCAGAGAATACCCAAAAGAAGTGAAGTTGATAAGGCCTATACATGGGCGATAGAGGATATATACCCCTCCGACAAGGCGTGGGCGGCAGACCTTGCAAAGCTAAAAGCCGTGCCGGCAAAACTCATGACCTACAAGGGCAGGCTCTCCGAGAGCGGAGATACGCTGCTTGGATTTTTGCAGCTTTCAGATGAGATATCGGTGCTCGTTGACAGCCTTGCAAACTACGCACAGCGCAAGAGCGACGAGGACACGGCAGTTGCAGTATATCAGGCCATGACAGGCCAGCTTATGAGCACCTATGTTGAGATAAACTCAGCAGGCAGCTTTGAAACGCCTGAGCTTATTGCAATAAGTGACGAGAGAATGGCAGAGCTTTACAAGGAGCAGCCGGCTCTCGAGCTTTACAGGCTCAATTTAGACCGCATAAGGCGCAAGAAGGCGCACGTTCTCACAGAGGCCGAGGAAAAGATAATGGCGCTCGCAGGGGACGCTATGAGCACGCCTGAGAATATCTTCTCGATGTTCTCTGATGCTGACCTTAAGTTCCCGGACGCTGTAGATAAAGACGGCAGCGCTCATCAGGTGACACACGGCAGCTATTCGCCGCTGATGATGCAGTCTGACAGAGAGCTTAGAAAGTCTGCCTTTGAGTCGATGTACCACACATATGATAAGTTCCGCAACACTATGGCTGCGACCCTTTCGGCGCAGATAAAGAGCGTGCAGTTCTATGCAAAGGCAAGGAAGTACGACTCCTCGCTCCAGGCAGCGCTTGATGCGAACGAGGTGCCTGTCGAGGTGTACACAAACCTCATTCAGGCGGTGCATGACAATATGCACTATATGTATGACTATGTGGCACTCCGCAAGAAGCTGCTGGGCGTTGACGAGCTGCATTTTTACGACCTCTATGCGCACATGGTATCAGATGTCGAGATGAAGATAACCTTTGAAGAGGCCAAGGAGACTGTTCTCAAAGCACTTGCTCCTATGGGCGAGGATTACCTTAAGATAATGCGTGAGGGCTTTGAAAACCGCTGGATAGACGTATATGAGAACGAGGGCAAGGCAAGCGGCGCATACTCGGCAGGCGCAAGGGTTCACCCCTTTGTAATGCTCAACCACAAGGACACGCTCAACTGTATGTTCACCCTTGCTCATGAAATGGGTCATGCTATCCATTCTTATCTCTCAAACAAGAACCAGCCGGTAGCCTACAGCGACTATGTGATATTCGTAGCAGAGGTGGCTTCTACCTGCAACGAGGCGCTGCTTATGCAGTATCTTCTCAAGACCACCGAGGACAAGAAGCAGAAGGCATACCTTATAAACTACTTCTTAGAGCAGTTCCGCACGACACTTTACAGGCAGACGATGTTTGCAGAGTTCGAGCTTAAGATAAACGAGCTTGTTTCGCAGGGCGAGAGCCTGACAGCGGACGGATTGTGCGAGATATACAGAGAGCTCAACAAGCTCTACTTCGGCGACGGCATAGTGCTCGATGACGAGATAGCTCTTGAATGGGCGAGGATACCGCATTTCTACTACAACTACTATGTTTACCAGTACGCCACGGGCTACAGCGCAGCGATAGCACTCTCGACAAGGATACTCAGAGAGGGCGAGGGCGCTGTGAAGGACTACATCGGCTTCCTCTCGGGCGGCTGCTCGAAAACGCCCATAGAGCTTTTAAAGGACGCAGGCGTTGACATGGCGACCGCACAGCCGATAAACGATGCCCTTAAGCTCTTCGGCGAGCTGATAGGCCAGATGGACGAGCTGATGAAATAA